In one window of Candidatus Scalindua sp. DNA:
- a CDS encoding ATP-dependent helicase — MPLSLLNEEQLNAATAEFGHNIVIASAGTGKTSTIVGRIACLLDSHVAPQEILLLTFTNKAATEMVERLTRFFPKDVTSKIEAGTFHAICYKLLKKHNPGLLLKQQTELKTLFRSIYEKREFKKLDYKAAEYSANYLYDIYSFYQNTELELGFADWMCEKYPDHEFFSDIYEDISREYELTKESYGYINFNDLLIKTRDLLSTDISVNYKEVLVDEYQDTNSLQGSLIDKMNPSSLFCVGDYDQSIFAFNGANINLIGTFSKKFPDSKVFSLKKNYRSTALILSLADRVIKFNDRIYPKELIVVRKDDPVSPSLLEFNELFEQYSKVSLMIKSSSTKHEDVAVIFRNNSSADGIEASLRELGVPCKRKGGKSFFDAKEVKALFDIYAFFVNPKDLMAFIHIFEYAKGLGSATAKDIFEGLKRLGHGSVYDGILQPDTTIANPFEKRKVYYQLALFDDFVNLECESKFSHLDLDTKISDSPILKHPKFTDESAKFFNDFYLLYKRVNRIKKPLSMVEAISESNIYKYIIDILAAKRALDKNKKVNAEVKERALVNIKRKVVLIKDLTKNYSENRRFLNAMVLGSNELTKGEGVNLLTVHASKGLEFKNVYILDLMDGRFPNRKLAAKGGSIDEERRLFYVAVTRARDRLWLSYAKFDKVKKLSFAPSLFLYEAGLINNKGEYRKLLMKKER; from the coding sequence ATGCCATTAAGCCTCTTAAACGAAGAACAGCTGAACGCCGCTACTGCTGAATTCGGGCACAATATTGTTATTGCATCTGCCGGAACCGGAAAAACTTCAACAATAGTTGGAAGAATCGCCTGCCTTCTTGACTCTCATGTTGCACCACAGGAAATTTTATTGCTCACTTTTACTAATAAGGCTGCAACTGAAATGGTGGAAAGACTTACACGGTTTTTCCCTAAAGATGTTACTTCAAAAATAGAAGCAGGTACTTTTCACGCAATTTGCTACAAGCTTTTAAAAAAGCATAATCCGGGTCTTTTGTTAAAACAACAAACAGAACTTAAGACACTTTTTCGAAGCATTTATGAAAAACGTGAGTTTAAAAAACTTGATTACAAGGCAGCTGAATACTCGGCTAATTATCTTTATGATATCTACTCGTTTTATCAAAACACTGAACTTGAGCTTGGTTTTGCCGACTGGATGTGTGAAAAATATCCTGACCACGAATTCTTTTCTGATATCTATGAAGACATCTCCCGTGAATATGAGTTGACGAAAGAGAGTTACGGCTACATAAATTTTAATGACCTGCTTATAAAAACAAGAGATCTCTTAAGCACTGATATATCTGTAAACTATAAAGAGGTGTTAGTAGATGAGTATCAGGACACAAACTCCCTTCAAGGCTCACTGATAGATAAAATGAATCCCTCTTCACTTTTCTGCGTTGGTGATTATGACCAGAGCATTTTCGCGTTTAATGGTGCCAATATAAACCTGATCGGTACTTTTTCTAAAAAATTCCCTGACTCGAAAGTATTTTCTCTCAAGAAAAATTATCGATCAACCGCCCTGATACTCTCTCTGGCAGACAGGGTCATAAAATTCAATGACAGGATATATCCAAAAGAGTTGATCGTTGTGAGAAAAGATGACCCCGTAAGCCCATCACTATTGGAATTTAATGAGCTATTTGAGCAGTACAGCAAAGTTTCCCTTATGATAAAATCAAGCTCAACAAAACATGAAGATGTGGCCGTGATCTTCAGAAACAACTCTTCTGCAGACGGGATAGAAGCAAGTTTGAGAGAGCTTGGTGTACCGTGCAAAAGGAAAGGCGGAAAAAGCTTTTTCGATGCAAAAGAGGTAAAAGCGCTTTTTGATATCTACGCCTTCTTTGTAAACCCGAAAGACCTGATGGCTTTTATTCACATTTTCGAATATGCGAAAGGTTTAGGCAGCGCAACGGCAAAGGATATTTTTGAAGGCCTTAAAAGGCTCGGCCATGGTTCAGTTTATGACGGCATCCTGCAACCCGATACCACTATCGCCAATCCATTTGAAAAAAGAAAAGTGTATTACCAGCTGGCCCTTTTTGATGATTTTGTCAACCTGGAATGCGAATCTAAATTTTCACACCTTGATTTAGACACAAAGATTTCAGATAGTCCCATACTCAAACACCCGAAATTCACCGATGAAAGTGCTAAATTTTTTAACGATTTTTATCTATTATACAAGAGAGTAAATAGAATAAAAAAACCTCTCTCTATGGTTGAGGCCATAAGCGAATCAAATATCTATAAATACATAATAGATATTTTGGCGGCTAAAAGGGCTCTGGATAAAAATAAAAAAGTGAATGCGGAGGTAAAAGAGAGAGCTCTTGTAAACATCAAAAGAAAGGTTGTCCTTATTAAAGATCTTACAAAGAATTATTCAGAGAATCGGCGCTTTTTAAACGCCATGGTACTTGGCTCAAACGAACTCACAAAAGGAGAGGGTGTTAATCTCCTGACAGTACATGCCAGTAAAGGTTTAGAGTTTAAAAACGTTTATATCCTGGATTTAATGGATGGCCGTTTCCCAAACAGAAAGTTAGCTGCTAAAGGCGGCAGCATTGATGAAGAGAGAAGGCTTTTTTATGTGGCTGTCACAAGGGCAAGAGACAGGTTATGGCTCTCCTATGCAAAGTTTGACAAGGTTAAGAAGCTAAGTTTTGCCCCGTCGCTCTTTTTATACGAAGCAGGGCTTATAAATAATAAGGGAGAATACAGGAAGCTTTTAATGAAAAAGGAGCGTTAG
- a CDS encoding AarF/UbiB family protein encodes MLFGEITQKIYNIDRLRQILQVLAKYGFGYVVHRLKLDQSIIPNNLFRFGPMKRLEIFDLPVPVRARRVLEELGPAFIKLGQILSTRPDIIPLEFCKEFEKLQDKVPPFEFKKVEEVVESELKRPINEIFNNFSQTPVAAASLSQVHYAELKSGEKVVVKVQRPNIKKVITTDLKILEGLVRLIEKHMEESRVYNPVGIVNEFQESILKEMDFNAEATHVVRFQLNFKDNATVYVPKIFHQVSTGRVLTLERIEGTKITDKEQIGKLGLDRKQIAVNGANAILKQIFIDGFFHADPHPGNIFVTAGNRIVFIDYGMVGRIDEETKDQLANILTAIIERDVSEISETFLAMGMIEDVDVRKLNLGLAVIMDSYYGLPLKDLRVGPLLVDIVKLVTRYKLRIPPDLFLLAKTVLTIESVGKSLYPDFNMTDQAKPFVESLLKSRYSPKKIAKEIRKFAKDINRLRNTLPKDINLILNKIKKGTLKIDFEHKGLENLILHMDKVSNRIGFSVIIAALVIGSSIIMQTDKGPLLLGFPVLGIIGFIVASFLGLGLAIGILRSGRL; translated from the coding sequence TTGCTGTTTGGAGAAATAACACAGAAAATTTATAACATAGACCGCCTGCGTCAGATACTTCAGGTGCTCGCCAAATACGGTTTTGGTTATGTTGTTCACCGTTTGAAGCTCGACCAGAGTATCATACCGAATAATCTCTTCCGGTTTGGTCCCATGAAAAGGCTTGAGATTTTCGATTTGCCTGTCCCGGTGAGGGCCCGCAGGGTATTGGAGGAGCTTGGGCCTGCATTCATTAAATTGGGACAGATATTAAGTACCCGGCCCGATATTATACCATTGGAATTTTGTAAAGAGTTTGAGAAGCTCCAGGATAAAGTACCTCCTTTTGAATTCAAAAAAGTAGAAGAAGTGGTTGAGAGCGAACTCAAAAGGCCTATCAATGAAATATTTAATAATTTCTCACAGACGCCGGTAGCAGCGGCATCACTATCGCAGGTGCATTACGCTGAGTTGAAGAGTGGTGAAAAGGTAGTCGTAAAAGTTCAGAGGCCCAATATAAAAAAAGTTATCACGACGGATCTGAAGATTCTGGAAGGATTAGTGCGATTGATAGAGAAACATATGGAGGAAAGCAGAGTTTATAATCCTGTAGGTATTGTAAATGAATTTCAGGAATCAATTCTGAAAGAGATGGATTTTAACGCAGAAGCCACGCACGTTGTGAGGTTCCAGCTGAATTTTAAAGATAATGCTACCGTATATGTTCCAAAAATTTTTCACCAGGTATCAACAGGAAGGGTCTTGACGTTAGAAAGGATTGAGGGGACAAAAATAACCGATAAAGAGCAGATCGGGAAACTGGGTCTCGATAGAAAACAGATTGCCGTCAATGGGGCAAACGCAATCTTGAAGCAGATCTTTATCGATGGTTTCTTTCATGCAGATCCGCATCCGGGAAATATATTTGTCACAGCGGGGAACAGAATTGTCTTTATTGACTACGGTATGGTTGGCCGCATTGATGAAGAGACAAAAGATCAACTTGCCAATATCCTGACTGCCATCATAGAAAGGGATGTTTCCGAGATAAGTGAAACCTTTCTCGCAATGGGAATGATAGAAGATGTTGATGTGAGAAAACTCAATTTGGGCCTTGCGGTCATTATGGACAGCTACTATGGATTACCTTTAAAGGATTTAAGGGTGGGGCCTCTTTTAGTTGACATTGTAAAACTTGTTACACGGTATAAACTAAGGATACCCCCGGATCTCTTTCTTTTGGCAAAAACGGTACTCACTATTGAAAGCGTAGGGAAAAGCTTATATCCTGATTTTAATATGACCGATCAGGCAAAGCCGTTTGTAGAAAGCCTGTTAAAATCGAGATACAGTCCAAAAAAGATAGCAAAGGAGATAAGGAAATTTGCAAAAGATATAAACAGGCTCAGAAATACCCTTCCAAAAGATATAAATCTGATTCTGAATAAAATAAAAAAGGGAACGCTGAAAATAGATTTTGAGCACAAGGGATTGGAAAACCTGATCTTGCATATGGATAAGGTAAGCAATCGGATTGGGTTCAGTGTTATTATTGCGGCGCTGGTTATCGGCTCTTCCATCATAATGCAAACAGATAAAGGCCCCTTGCTGCTGGGGTTTCCGGTGCTTGGCATTATCGGTTTTATTGTAGCCAGTTTCCTGGGATTAGGTTTAGCCATAGGGATATTACGGTCCGGCAGGCTGTGA